The Microbulbifer sp. YPW1 genome contains the following window.
CATGCAAAACCCTGCAATGCTCGGTATTTATATTCAGTGAAAATCAGGTTCGCCAGATCCGCGGCGCACAGGCTGCGCGACCGACCAACTCGGGCCGCAGTAATTCCCACAGTTCCGTCAACAGGGCGCGCACCTCAAAGGCACAGCGCCCCAGCGCTCGCACCACGATCATTTCCGATACCAGGGAGATCCCGGCGAGGCAGTGTTGGGCGTGCTCGGCAATGATTTCCCGGCAGGCCTCCCGCACCGGTTCTTGGGGCGCAAACGGGCCCATCACCAACAGGCCATTCACCGGGTAACCCTGCAGACCCGCGCGCGAAGAGAGCACATCGTCCGCGGAATCGCTGTTGTCATGTAGCTGCCCGGACAGACGCAGCGATTCGATCAACAGCGGTATCCCTTCGCGAAAAATTTCCAGTCGCTGCCACAGTCGGCCATTGCCAAAAGTTGCATCACAGGCGGGCAGCCCCAGGGAGGTCACTTCCCAGCCGGCGAAGTGACTGTTGCGGGCCAGATCCACCCGCGTCACCATGGCGCCATTGGCATCCGGGTAGGCAATGTTTTCCAGCGGTAACCACTCCAGGCTCGCCCCGGCCTCTACCCGCAGGAAAGTGTTCTGGCTCTGCAGCAGGCCATCACTGCGTGCACGGTATACCCGCCCGGCACCGGTGGTCGTCACCAGCGCGCGCGCGTCTTTCTTTACCTCTACCCGCACTTCCAGCCGATCCCCGGACACCAGGCCACCGGGCGGGTGCAACAGATAGACATGCGCGAGATCACGCCCTTCGGGGAAAAAGGGCTTCTGTACGTACAAGGGGCCCTGGTGGTGATTGCGCGCCAGCCGGCAACCTCGTTCCGTCCGCTCAAACTGCAACGCCAGATCCGCACGCCAACGCCCTGCTTCAAAGGCCTCGCTAGCCGTGGCCTCGGTAAACAAGGGGTCGGGTATGACAAGTTGATTCATGCAAACACTGACGTCTGAATCCCGCCGCGCAGTGATACCGCAGCGACAGGTTGGATTTAAGGCCAATGGAAACAAGTTTCAGATCGGAGCGGTATGCGTCAATTGACGTAGTGCCGCACCAGAACGCGAGCCCTGAAAAGCCCGGCAAAAAACCGTACACTCAAAGACTTCCGCCACGTCAGCGATAGCGGTTCACACTCAGGATGGACAGGACAGTTCACAGGCAAGCTCAAAGACTAGAAAGGAACACACCATGGCCCTAACCCCCTCCACCATGATTCCCCTCGGTACCCCCATGCCCGAATTCCAGCTGCCCGATCCCACCGGCACACTGGTCAACAGCAGCGATTACGCCGGCAAGCCATTGCTGGTCATGTTTATCTGCAACCACTGCCCATTCGTGAAACATATCGCCGCGGGCCTGGCTGATCTGGCAGAGGAATACATGCCGGCTGGGCTCGGCATCGTCGCCATCAACAGCAACGACTTCGTCAATTACCCCGAAGACAGTCCGGAAAAAATGCAGGAAGAAGTCGCCGCACGGGGATACCGCTTTGCCTACCTGGTGGACGAGGATCAGGCCGTGGCCAAGGCATTTGATGCCGCCTGTACACCGGACTTTTTTCTGTTTGATGGCGAGGGGAAACTGGCGTACCGCGGCCAGTTTGATGACAGCCGCCCCGGGAATAACGAACCGGTGAACGGTAAGGATTTGCGCGCTGCTGTGGATAAGGTTCTGGCAGGAGAAAAACCGGCGGACGATCAGGTGCCGTCTATCGGCTGCAATATCAAGTGGAAGTAATGCGCTAACGAAGACTATAGGTTGATGCGAAAGTGCCGATACCGGGTACGTCCTTGCAAGGACGTACCCGGTAGCGACACCGCCACCAGTGTAAAAAGAGCTTTCGCGCTACCTACGAAGCACTCTTCAAAAAAGCCAGCATCCAGCGCGCTACGGCACTGGTGTGGATATCGTTGGTGAGGGAGGCCTTACCCTTCTCCACCATATCTGCGCCAAACACCTCCTCGCGAAGCTCCAGCAATCCTTTCGAGTAGGGCTTGGTAAATTCCGGATGGGCCTGCATGGTAAGCATGTGTTCACCAACCTGTAGCAGCGCGTAAGGACAGAAATCACTGGACGCGATCACCTTGGTCCCCGGGGCCGGCGCCACCACCTGATCCTGGTGGCTCACCAGCAGACTGAAAGACTCTTGCGGCTCCACCATCCACACCGGCGTCTCCTGAATCTCGTAGCTGTGCACCCCAACGCCCCAGCCCTTCTCCGACTTGCGCGTCTCCCCACCCAGCGCATGGGCAATCAACTGGTGACCAAAGCAGATACCCAGAGTCGGCTTCTCGCGACGGTGCAGCTCGCGCACAAACTCCATCAACGGTGGAATCCAAGGCTTGTCCTCGTAAACCCCCGTCTTGCTACCGGTAATCAGGTAAGCATCCACCTCATCGATATCGTCCGGGTAATGGTTGTGCTGCACCTCGTAGGTGACAAACTCCAGCGATGGATCCTCACGCTTCAGCAGATCGGCAAACATTTCGGGGTACTCGCCAAACTCCCCCACCAGCTGCTCGCGCACATCGTCCGTCTTCAGCACACCTATTTTCATAACCGCTCCAAAAGAATCCACACAGCCGCGCCATATCGTCAGGATACGACCTTGAAATTTGTGATCACATTATTGCGCGCAGACTCGAAGTCGACAACCCGCATCAAGCTGACACCTGAGCAAACGCAAAAAAAATTGCGCATCTAAACTCCCGGCTAGACTAAAAGTGTTGCGCCTCACCCCTTAGAAGTTCAAGGAGCGAACTCATGAAAGCAGCCAATAAGGCCGCCATCCTTACCGCCGCCGTTCTGGCAGCCACGCTCGGTGCCAACCAGTGCCTGGCAGATTACGAACAGGGCGACTTTATCGCCCGTATTGGCTGGGGTCTCGTGGACCCCGATGACGACTCGGAACTGCTAGTGATCGACAGCAGCGTGCGACTGCCGGATACCCGGGTATATGTGGATGAAGGCGACAGCGCCACCATCACCGGCACCTGGCTGTTTGCGGATCACTTCGGCCTCGGTCTGCTGGCAGCGTTGCCGTTTGAACACGACCTCGCCGTTGTCGGCCTGCCGGATCCCGCCGGCGGCCTGCTGGGCAGGGTGGATCTCGGCAGTATCGAGCACCTGCCACCCACCCTGACGGTACAGTGGTTCCCGGTGTGCAAGGAATCCTGGGTGCAACCTTATGTGGGTATCGGCGTCAACTTCACCACCTTTATGGATGAAGACCTCAGCCGCATTGCGCAGGACTACTTCGACGATGTGCTCGGTGCCAGCAGCAAAGCAAACCTGAAGCTGGACGACTCCTGGGGCCTGGCCGGCGAGCTGGGGGTAGACATCATGTTCGGCCGCGACAGCAACTGGCTGTTCAATGCCGCGGTGTGGTACCTGGATATCGATACCGACGCCAAGATCAGCTTCCGCAACGATCAGGGGTATCGCACCCGCATCACGACCAATGTGGATATCGATCCCTTTGTCTACTCCATAGGTCTCGGCTACAAGTTCTGAATGTCCTCCCGGTCGGGCACACCAGTGCCCCACCGGGTTTATCCCCGCGTCCCCCCTTCCCTGATAGCCCCCGGGCCTTGCTTCACATCTCCACTACAATTGCCTAGTCCAAGCAGCCACTGGCAGTACCTACTTCTTATGCCAGAAAATTAGGCTGGGCATTGCGCTAAATCTGCAAATAGCGAAAATAAAAATCGATCCTCCGCCACTGAAAGGCATCGCTGTCATTTCTCATGTATGATTGCGCGCCAACTGTTTAAATTTTGGCCGGCAGGCAACTTCACAGGAGAAATAATGACGACATCCACCTCCCCCAGTGACATCCAGCCCGCCGGCGCCGGCAAGAAGACCGCGTTTACCCGCTTCCTCGATACCGTGGAGTGGCTGGGTAACCTGCTGCCGCACCCGATTACCCTGTTCGCAATGTTTGCCGTAGGCGTGGTGATCCTCAGTGGCATCGCCTCCTACTTTGGCCTGTCAGTGGTGGACCCGCGCCCGGAAGGCGCTGCCGGACGTTCGGCAGATGGCGTGATCCACGTGGTCAACCTGCTATCCGGGGAGGGGCTCAGGACCATCGTTACCACCCTGGTCACCAACTTCACCGGCTTCGCCCCTCTGGGCACGGTGCTGGTTGCACTGCTGGGTGTGGGTATTGCCGAGCACTCGGGCCTGCTGTCTGCCGCCGTGCGCGGCATGGTGCTGAAAGCCTCCAAGCGCACTGTGACCGTGATCGTGGTGTTCGCCGGCATCATCTCCAACACCGCCTCCGAGCTGGGCTATGTGGTACTCATCCCACTGGCGGCGATGATCTTCCACTCTCTCGGCCGCCACCCACTGGCCGGCCTGGCCGCGGCCTTTGCCGGTGTCTCCGGCGGCTATAGCGCCAACCTGCTGCTGGGTACCGTGGATCCGCTGCTGTCCGGCATCACCGAATCCGCCGCGCATATGATCGACCCCAATTATGTGGTGGGCCCGGAGGTGAACTGGTACTTCATGATTGTGAGTACCTTCCTGATCACCATCGTCGGCAGCTGGGTAACCCTGGCCATCGTGGAACCGAAGTTGGGTAAATACGACAACAGCGAAGCCTCCGTCGACCTGTCCAAGGACAAAATGACCGAGCTCACCGCCGAGGAAAAACGCGGCCTGAAATATGCTGGCCTCGCGGTACTGGGTGTGTGCGGTTTGCTGGCACTCACCATCGTTCCCGAGTGGGGCGTGCTGCGCAATCAGGAAACCGGCGCCGTAGCCGGCTCGCCGTTCCTGAAAGGGATTGTGGCGCTGATCGTGGTGTTCTTCGCAATCCCAGGTTTTGTTTACGGCAAAACCGTGGGCACCATGAACAACGATCGCGACGTGATCGACGCCATGTCCAAAAGCATGGGTACCATGGGCATGTACATCGTGCTGGTATTCTTCGCCGCGCAGTTCGTCGCCTTCTTCAAGATGACCAACCTGGGCACCATCTTCGCGGTGCTCGGTGCCGAGGCCCTGCAGAGTATCGGCCTCACAGGCCCGATCCTGTTCGTATTCTTCATCCTGATGTGCGGTATCGTGAACCTGAGCCTGGGCAGCGCCTCGGCGCAGTGGGCGGTGACTGCACCGATCTTCGTGCCCATGCTGATGCTGCTCGGCTATGCGCCGGAAGTGATCCAGGCCGCCTACCGGATCGGCGATTCGGTAACCAATATCATCACGCCGATGATGAGTTACTTCGGTCTTATCGTGTCGTTTGCCACCCGCTACAAGAAAGACCTGGGGATGGGCACCCTGATTGCCACCATGATCCCCTACTCCATCTTCTTTTTCGTGGGCTGGACCGCACTCTTCTTCCTGTGGGTGTTTGTCGCCGGTATGCCGGTCGGACCGGGCGCGGCAACTTACTTCAATATGTAAGCACTTCCCCCGCTTCCCCCTTCCAAAACCGCGCCCCCGGGCGCGGTTTCTTTTTGTCTGCCGCTGTGTAAAATTGGCCAAACCAAATAAAATAACGGTATGACAGGAAGGTAAGGCCTTTCCGCGATGAAGGAGTGAAGCTTGAACAAGAATAAACTGCAGGCCGCCCTGCTAACCCTGCTGCTGGGCGCAACCGCCAGCCACGCACAGAATCCGCTCGACTTCGGTAGCGATATTAAAACCGCCGACCCTTCCGGCCACGTGTGGCAAGACGGCAAGATGTATCTCTACACTTCCCACGACGAGGAGTGTCAGGAAGACTTCTGGATGAAGAACTGGCACGTGTTTTCATCGGAAGACCTGGTGAACTGGGAAGACCACGGCGCCGTGCTGTCTGTGGACGATCTCAGCTGGGCGGACAACTACGCCTGGGCCCCGGATGCGGCCTACAAGAACGGCAATTACTATCTGGTATTCCCCGCCGGCACCGGCCACAAGGACCGCGCCAATCCGGAGAAGAGCACCAAGTGGATGGGTATCGGCATCGCCGTCAGCGACTCTCCCACCGGCCCGTTCAAAGACGCCATCGGCGCTCCCCTGTGGCGCGAGCCCTATGCCAACGACCCGGCCCTGTTCGTGGATGACGACGGCAAAGCCTACCTGTATTTCCACGGCACCAAGTTTGACTACTACGTGGCGGAAATGGCCGACGATATGCTGAGTATCAAGGGCGATTTCAAGAAGATGGACATGGGTGGCTACGAGCCCAAAATGGAAGGCCCCTGGGTGTTCAAGCGCGGTGACAAGTACTACTTCACCATGCCGGAGAACAACCGCGAACTCGCCTACTACATGTCTGACACTCCGGTGGGCCCCTGGGAGTACAAGGGTGTTTTCATGGAGCAGGAACACGAGAGCAATAACCACCACTCTATCGTCGAATACAAGGGGCAGTGGATCCTGTTTTACCATCGCTGGCTGAAATCACCGGCGTCCAGCTGCGAGAAGCGCCAGCGCTACTCCACTGCCGAATACCTGCACTTCAACGAAGACGGCACCATCCGCAAGGTGGAACGCACCGAACAGGGCGTGGCCGATTTTGCCGAGCGGGTGAAAAACGCCAGTGCGGACTGATACCAAGTGAGTGCTACCGGGCACGCTTCCCCGCACGGGGGAGCGTGCAACTCAGCTGCGTTTACGCGCCAGCTTTTTCAGAAATACCCCGATTTCCCGTTCCACCTGTACATCGCCCTTCTCCTGCGCTACCACCAGTCCTTGCACAAATGCCCGGGTCGCCGCGGCATCATTGCCCAGCGCCATCTCACTGCGCCCGAGCAGCTTCCAGGCCGCGGAGTGGTCCGGCATTTGCTTGACACACTCCCGCAGGTGCTCCGCAGCAGCCGCGTGATTCTTTTCATTGAACAGGGCGCTCCCCAGGCCAAAACGCAACAGCGGGGAATCCTTGCCCGCTTCCAGCTGGGCCTATAAGCGTTCAATGATGGGATTGGTCATGGGGTAATCACTCCAATTCGCGTTAGACTCGGGTTCAGCGCCACAAGCGCTCCCTGGCAATACCGGTTCGCCGGGCATCGAGCACCGACTACCGACCATAACAACAAGCGATCTGAAAAACAGGAACCCCTTGTGAAAAAGACACTGCTTTCTCTGTCCCTGGCCCTGGCCAGCACTTCCAGCTTTATCCACGCCGCCCCCACCGACGCCGACAAGCAACTGGCGCAGACCGAAGATGAAGTCATCGAGTGGCGCCGCCACCTGCACCAGAACCCGGAACTGGGTAACCGCGAGTTCGAGACCGCCAAATACATCACCGCACACCTCAAGTCCCTGGGCATGGAAGTGGAAACCGGCATTGCCCACACCGGCGTGGTCGGCCTGCTCAAGGGCGGCAAACCCGGCCCCACCGTCGCCCTGCGCGCGGATATGGACGCACTGCCGGTCACCGAGGAAGTGGATCTTCCCTTCGCCTCCAAGGCCAAAACTGAATACAACGGGGAGCAAGTGGGAGTGATGCACGCCTGCGGCCACGATACCCACGTCGCCATGCTGATGGGTGCCGCCCAGGTACTGGCGGAGATGAAGGATGAGCTGGCAGGTAACGTCCTGTTTATCTTCCAACCCGCAGAAGAAGGCGCACCCGACGGCGAGGAAGGCGGTGCGGAACTGATGCTGAAAGAGGGGCTGTTCAAGAAATACAAGCCGGAAGTGGCCTTTGGCCAGCATGTGACCTCCAGCCTGCCGAGCGGCGTGATCGGCTACCGTTCCGGTCCACTGATGGCCAGCTCCGATGAATTCCGCATCAATGTGAAAGGCCGCCAGACCCACGGCTCGCGTCCCTGGGGCGGCGTCGACCCGATCACTGCCGCCGCGCAGATCGTGATGGGCACCCAGACCCTGGTCAGCCGCCAGATTGACATCACCAAAGAACCCGCGGTGGTTTCCTTCGGCGTGATCGATGGCGGTGTGCGCAACAATATCATCCCCGACAGTGTCTACCTGAACGGCACCATCCGCAATTTCGATATGGACAACCGCCAGGAGATTTTCAAGCGCCTGAAAACAACCGCCGAACTGATTGCCGAAAGCAGCGGCGCAAAGGCAGAAGTGGAAATCCTGGAAGGTTACCCGGTTACCTCGAATAACCCGGAACTGACCGAGGCCGCCATCCCGGCCCTGCAAGCAGCCGCCGGCGACAGCAAGGTGATGGTGATTCCAAAAATTACCGGCGCCGAAGACTTCTCCTTCTTCGCCAATGAAATTCCGGGGTTTTACTATTTCCTCGGCGTTACCCCGGCAGGGACAAACCCGGCCACTGCAGCCAGCAACCACTCTCCGCGTTTCTATGTGGATGAGAGCGCGCTCAAGGTCGGCACCAAGGCGATTACCCAGTTAACCCTGGATTATATGGCGAGCAAAACCGCGAATTAATTGCAGTCAAAAAAACGGGGCATATGCCCCGTTTTTTATACCCGGTTGTTTACCGGCTTATTCAACGCAATGGAGACAACTAGTTTCCGACGACCATCAACACGAAAGTGGAGAACAGCTTATGGGCCTGAATCAGTCTGAAGATCAAAACCGCCGTTTAGTCCTGGCATCCCGCCCCGTTGGGGCGCCTGGGCCGAGCAATTTTCGCCTTGAAAAGACCGATATTCCCCAGCCATCAGAAGGCCAGGTTCTGATTCGCACCGTGTTTCTTTCCCTCGACCCTTATATGCGCGGCCGTATGAGCGATGCTGCCTCCTACGCCGAGCCAGTAGGAATCGGCGAGGTGATGGTTGGCGGTACCGTAAACCGGGTGGTTGAGTCCCACCTGGACGGTTTCGAGAAAGGCGACTGGGTGCTCTCCTACACCTGCGGCTGGCAGGACTATGCGCTGTCCGACGGCACCATGCTGATCAACCTCGGTAAAAATCCCGCGCAACCCTCTCTGGCACTGGGCCTGCTAGGTATGCCCGGATTTACCGCGTATATGGGTTTACTGGATATCGGCGCCCCCAAGGAAGGCGAA
Protein-coding sequences here:
- a CDS encoding urease accessory protein UreD; amino-acid sequence: MNQLVIPDPLFTEATASEAFEAGRWRADLALQFERTERGCRLARNHHQGPLYVQKPFFPEGRDLAHVYLLHPPGGLVSGDRLEVRVEVKKDARALVTTTGAGRVYRARSDGLLQSQNTFLRVEAGASLEWLPLENIAYPDANGAMVTRVDLARNSHFAGWEVTSLGLPACDATFGNGRLWQRLEIFREGIPLLIESLRLSGQLHDNSDSADDVLSSRAGLQGYPVNGLLVMGPFAPQEPVREACREIIAEHAQHCLAGISLVSEMIVVRALGRCAFEVRALLTELWELLRPELVGRAACAPRIWRT
- a CDS encoding thioredoxin family protein, producing MALTPSTMIPLGTPMPEFQLPDPTGTLVNSSDYAGKPLLVMFICNHCPFVKHIAAGLADLAEEYMPAGLGIVAINSNDFVNYPEDSPEKMQEEVAARGYRFAYLVDEDQAVAKAFDAACTPDFFLFDGEGKLAYRGQFDDSRPGNNEPVNGKDLRAAVDKVLAGEKPADDQVPSIGCNIKWK
- a CDS encoding gamma-glutamyl-gamma-aminobutyrate hydrolase family protein (Members of this family of hydrolases with an active site Cys residue belong to MEROPS family C26.), encoding MKIGVLKTDDVREQLVGEFGEYPEMFADLLKREDPSLEFVTYEVQHNHYPDDIDEVDAYLITGSKTGVYEDKPWIPPLMEFVRELHRREKPTLGICFGHQLIAHALGGETRKSEKGWGVGVHSYEIQETPVWMVEPQESFSLLVSHQDQVVAPAPGTKVIASSDFCPYALLQVGEHMLTMQAHPEFTKPYSKGLLELREEVFGADMVEKGKASLTNDIHTSAVARWMLAFLKSAS
- a CDS encoding OmpW family protein; its protein translation is MKAANKAAILTAAVLAATLGANQCLADYEQGDFIARIGWGLVDPDDDSELLVIDSSVRLPDTRVYVDEGDSATITGTWLFADHFGLGLLAALPFEHDLAVVGLPDPAGGLLGRVDLGSIEHLPPTLTVQWFPVCKESWVQPYVGIGVNFTTFMDEDLSRIAQDYFDDVLGASSKANLKLDDSWGLAGELGVDIMFGRDSNWLFNAAVWYLDIDTDAKISFRNDQGYRTRITTNVDIDPFVYSIGLGYKF
- a CDS encoding AbgT family transporter; its protein translation is MTTSTSPSDIQPAGAGKKTAFTRFLDTVEWLGNLLPHPITLFAMFAVGVVILSGIASYFGLSVVDPRPEGAAGRSADGVIHVVNLLSGEGLRTIVTTLVTNFTGFAPLGTVLVALLGVGIAEHSGLLSAAVRGMVLKASKRTVTVIVVFAGIISNTASELGYVVLIPLAAMIFHSLGRHPLAGLAAAFAGVSGGYSANLLLGTVDPLLSGITESAAHMIDPNYVVGPEVNWYFMIVSTFLITIVGSWVTLAIVEPKLGKYDNSEASVDLSKDKMTELTAEEKRGLKYAGLAVLGVCGLLALTIVPEWGVLRNQETGAVAGSPFLKGIVALIVVFFAIPGFVYGKTVGTMNNDRDVIDAMSKSMGTMGMYIVLVFFAAQFVAFFKMTNLGTIFAVLGAEALQSIGLTGPILFVFFILMCGIVNLSLGSASAQWAVTAPIFVPMLMLLGYAPEVIQAAYRIGDSVTNIITPMMSYFGLIVSFATRYKKDLGMGTLIATMIPYSIFFFVGWTALFFLWVFVAGMPVGPGAATYFNM
- a CDS encoding family 43 glycosylhydrolase, yielding MNKNKLQAALLTLLLGATASHAQNPLDFGSDIKTADPSGHVWQDGKMYLYTSHDEECQEDFWMKNWHVFSSEDLVNWEDHGAVLSVDDLSWADNYAWAPDAAYKNGNYYLVFPAGTGHKDRANPEKSTKWMGIGIAVSDSPTGPFKDAIGAPLWREPYANDPALFVDDDGKAYLYFHGTKFDYYVAEMADDMLSIKGDFKKMDMGGYEPKMEGPWVFKRGDKYYFTMPENNRELAYYMSDTPVGPWEYKGVFMEQEHESNNHHSIVEYKGQWILFYHRWLKSPASSCEKRQRYSTAEYLHFNEDGTIRKVERTEQGVADFAERVKNASAD
- a CDS encoding tetratricopeptide repeat protein, whose protein sequence is MRFGLGSALFNEKNHAAAAEHLRECVKQMPDHSAAWKLLGRSEMALGNDAAATRAFVQGLVVAQEKGDVQVEREIGVFLKKLARKRS
- a CDS encoding M20 family metallopeptidase; the protein is MKKTLLSLSLALASTSSFIHAAPTDADKQLAQTEDEVIEWRRHLHQNPELGNREFETAKYITAHLKSLGMEVETGIAHTGVVGLLKGGKPGPTVALRADMDALPVTEEVDLPFASKAKTEYNGEQVGVMHACGHDTHVAMLMGAAQVLAEMKDELAGNVLFIFQPAEEGAPDGEEGGAELMLKEGLFKKYKPEVAFGQHVTSSLPSGVIGYRSGPLMASSDEFRINVKGRQTHGSRPWGGVDPITAAAQIVMGTQTLVSRQIDITKEPAVVSFGVIDGGVRNNIIPDSVYLNGTIRNFDMDNRQEIFKRLKTTAELIAESSGAKAEVEILEGYPVTSNNPELTEAAIPALQAAAGDSKVMVIPKITGAEDFSFFANEIPGFYYFLGVTPAGTNPATAASNHSPRFYVDESALKVGTKAITQLTLDYMASKTAN